One Bombus pyrosoma isolate SC7728 linkage group LG11, ASM1482585v1, whole genome shotgun sequence DNA segment encodes these proteins:
- the LOC122572273 gene encoding angio-associated migratory cell protein isoform X2 gives MANQVDDENMIYIGDVEEVIDAYDAGGIEEEVAMEEDPSEEGDAICVFSSHQIGSVFCGSLNKNGKLATTGGEEDKAYIWDTSSGEIILDCTGHKDSIIFSAFNHDESYLATGDMSGMIQVWKLADKTKVWDYNMGDATWMMWHTVANILLAGSVDGEIYMWKIPDGDCKVFQGYGCRAETGSIFPDGKRIAVGYEDGVIRILDLKTSSVLSSISSALGHSSTITTIDCHWDNNLILSAAVDGKTIISTSNTGKIISILQNLNNDEHNNVTNNDQNAVSSEGNRDSNWVETAAFCKDPAFQVAATGTVNGEIFIWDISKQMLRQKIEQESGISKLLWKGNTTLLFSAGLDGILRCFDGKNGQHLRSFVGHMADILDLYISENGEKALTTSDDSTARIFDISSLS, from the exons ATGGCTAATCAAGTAGATGACGaaaatatgatatacataGGAGATGTAGAAGAAGTGATAGATGCATATGATGCAGGAGGCATTGAAGAAGAGGTTGCGATGGAGGAGGACCCTTCAGAGGAAGGAGATGCAATTTGTGTTTTTAGTAGTCACCAAATTG GTTCTGTCTTTTGTGGttctttgaataaaaatggGAAACTAGCTACTACAGGTGGAGAAGAAGATAAGGCTTACATTTGGGATACATCGTCAGGAGAAATCATTCTGGACTGTACAGGTCACAAAGATAGTATTATCTTTTCAGCATTTAATCACGATGAATCATATTTGGCCACTGGAGATATGAGTGGAATGATACAAGTTTGGAAATTAGCTGACAAAACTAAAGTTTGGGATTACAATATGGGAGATGCCACT TGGATGATGTGGCACAcagttgcaaatattttattagcagGATCTGTTGATGGGGAAATATATATGTGGAAAATACCTGATGGAGATTGTAAAGTTTTCCAGGGATACGGTTGTCGGGCAGAGACTGGTTCAATATTTCCAGATG gCAAGCGTATAGCAGTAGGTTATGAAGATGGAGTTATTAGAATACTAGATCTAAAAACAAGTTCGGTGTTGTCATCTATATCTTCTGCATTAGGTCATTCTTCTACTATAACCACCATTGATTGTCATTGGGATAACAATTTAATACTTTCTGCAGCTGTAGATGGTAAAACTATAATCAGCACGTCAAATACAGGAAAG ATAATTTCCATCCTGCAAAATCTTAATAATGATGAGCACAATAATGTTACGAATAATGATCAAAATGCTGTAAGTAGTGAAGGAAACAGGGATAGCAATTGGGTAGAAACAGCAGCTTTTTGTAAAGATCCTGCATTTCAAGTTGCTGCAACTGGTACAGTTAATGGAGAAATATTCATCTGGGATATCTCAAAACAG ATGCTTAGACAAAAGATAGAGCAAGAAAGTGGTATATCTAAACTTCTATGGAAGGGGAATACGACTCTATTATTTTCGGCGGGACTAGATGGTATTCTGAGGTGTTTTGATGGAAAAAATGGTCAACATTTACGTTCATTCGTTGGACACATGGCAGATATTCTTGACTTATATATATCTGA aaatggagaaaaagcACTGACTACATCTGATGATTCTACAGCTAGaatctttgatatttcatctttatcttaa
- the LOC122572276 gene encoding UPF0598 protein CG30010 isoform X1, translating to MYILNKIFPFDRSRVFAIKIKSIYSQTSKRYCVKYVQGQSPEPRVREYFYYIDHQGMLFLDDTRMRNFTSCFKDKKFLAFFFKRLKKNDTGRYVEHFPYVSLCGPERNFIRCDDLPIVFTKVLKMYNSATKKTEDCFGYAHAEELLMVPFQPDKIYMDIQSGRIYHPAPERAGGIGLVRSQIAIEFSPLFNFEEGEENGPTHIFWENRKYTLDCNWYKDKVPQAVR from the exons atgtatatattgaataaaatatttccatttgatCGTTCACGAGTGTtcgcaattaaaattaagtcAATTTACTCCCAGACATCTAAAAGGTATTGCGTAAAGTATGTGCAAGGACAATCGCCAGAACCTCGAGttcgtgaatatttttattacatcgaTCATCAAGGCATG TTGTTCCTGGATGATACACGTATGAGAAACTTCACATCATGTTTTAAAG ataaaaagtTTTTAGCCTTTTTTTTCAAGCGCTTAAAAAAGAATGACACAGGTAGATACGTAGAACATTTTCCTTATGTTTCTCTTTGTGGTCCAGAGAGGAACTTTATAAGATGTGATGATTTGCCAATAGTTTTCACAAAAGTtcttaaaatgtataatagcGCAACAAAGAAAACCGAAGACTGCTTTGGTTATGCTCACGCTGAAGAATTATTAAtg GTTCCATTTCAACCAGACAAAATATATATGGATATTCAATCAGGAAGGATATACCATCCTGCGCCTGAAAGGGCAGGAGGAATTGGTCTAGTGAGGTCCCAAATTGCAATTGAATTTAGCCCATTATTTAACTttgaagaaggagaagaaaatggTCCAACTCATATTTTTTgggaaaataggaaatatacTTTAGATTGCAATTGGTATAAGGATAAAGTACCACAGGCTgtcagataa
- the LOC122572273 gene encoding angio-associated migratory cell protein isoform X1 produces the protein MHTDTPPSSPDMANQVDDENMIYIGDVEEVIDAYDAGGIEEEVAMEEDPSEEGDAICVFSSHQIGSVFCGSLNKNGKLATTGGEEDKAYIWDTSSGEIILDCTGHKDSIIFSAFNHDESYLATGDMSGMIQVWKLADKTKVWDYNMGDATWMMWHTVANILLAGSVDGEIYMWKIPDGDCKVFQGYGCRAETGSIFPDGKRIAVGYEDGVIRILDLKTSSVLSSISSALGHSSTITTIDCHWDNNLILSAAVDGKTIISTSNTGKIISILQNLNNDEHNNVTNNDQNAVSSEGNRDSNWVETAAFCKDPAFQVAATGTVNGEIFIWDISKQMLRQKIEQESGISKLLWKGNTTLLFSAGLDGILRCFDGKNGQHLRSFVGHMADILDLYISENGEKALTTSDDSTARIFDISSLS, from the exons ATGCATACAGATACTCCTCCCTCTTCTCCAGACATGGCTAATCAAGTAGATGACGaaaatatgatatacataGGAGATGTAGAAGAAGTGATAGATGCATATGATGCAGGAGGCATTGAAGAAGAGGTTGCGATGGAGGAGGACCCTTCAGAGGAAGGAGATGCAATTTGTGTTTTTAGTAGTCACCAAATTG GTTCTGTCTTTTGTGGttctttgaataaaaatggGAAACTAGCTACTACAGGTGGAGAAGAAGATAAGGCTTACATTTGGGATACATCGTCAGGAGAAATCATTCTGGACTGTACAGGTCACAAAGATAGTATTATCTTTTCAGCATTTAATCACGATGAATCATATTTGGCCACTGGAGATATGAGTGGAATGATACAAGTTTGGAAATTAGCTGACAAAACTAAAGTTTGGGATTACAATATGGGAGATGCCACT TGGATGATGTGGCACAcagttgcaaatattttattagcagGATCTGTTGATGGGGAAATATATATGTGGAAAATACCTGATGGAGATTGTAAAGTTTTCCAGGGATACGGTTGTCGGGCAGAGACTGGTTCAATATTTCCAGATG gCAAGCGTATAGCAGTAGGTTATGAAGATGGAGTTATTAGAATACTAGATCTAAAAACAAGTTCGGTGTTGTCATCTATATCTTCTGCATTAGGTCATTCTTCTACTATAACCACCATTGATTGTCATTGGGATAACAATTTAATACTTTCTGCAGCTGTAGATGGTAAAACTATAATCAGCACGTCAAATACAGGAAAG ATAATTTCCATCCTGCAAAATCTTAATAATGATGAGCACAATAATGTTACGAATAATGATCAAAATGCTGTAAGTAGTGAAGGAAACAGGGATAGCAATTGGGTAGAAACAGCAGCTTTTTGTAAAGATCCTGCATTTCAAGTTGCTGCAACTGGTACAGTTAATGGAGAAATATTCATCTGGGATATCTCAAAACAG ATGCTTAGACAAAAGATAGAGCAAGAAAGTGGTATATCTAAACTTCTATGGAAGGGGAATACGACTCTATTATTTTCGGCGGGACTAGATGGTATTCTGAGGTGTTTTGATGGAAAAAATGGTCAACATTTACGTTCATTCGTTGGACACATGGCAGATATTCTTGACTTATATATATCTGA aaatggagaaaaagcACTGACTACATCTGATGATTCTACAGCTAGaatctttgatatttcatctttatcttaa
- the LOC122572276 gene encoding UPF0598 protein CG30010 isoform X2, which translates to MCKDNRQNLEFVNIFITSIIKLFLDDTRMRNFTSCFKDKKFLAFFFKRLKKNDTGRYVEHFPYVSLCGPERNFIRCDDLPIVFTKVLKMYNSATKKTEDCFGYAHAEELLMVPFQPDKIYMDIQSGRIYHPAPERAGGIGLVRSQIAIEFSPLFNFEEGEENGPTHIFWENRKYTLDCNWYKDKVPQAVR; encoded by the exons ATGTGCAAGGACAATCGCCAGAACCTCGAGttcgtgaatatttttattacatcgaTCATCAAG TTGTTCCTGGATGATACACGTATGAGAAACTTCACATCATGTTTTAAAG ataaaaagtTTTTAGCCTTTTTTTTCAAGCGCTTAAAAAAGAATGACACAGGTAGATACGTAGAACATTTTCCTTATGTTTCTCTTTGTGGTCCAGAGAGGAACTTTATAAGATGTGATGATTTGCCAATAGTTTTCACAAAAGTtcttaaaatgtataatagcGCAACAAAGAAAACCGAAGACTGCTTTGGTTATGCTCACGCTGAAGAATTATTAAtg GTTCCATTTCAACCAGACAAAATATATATGGATATTCAATCAGGAAGGATATACCATCCTGCGCCTGAAAGGGCAGGAGGAATTGGTCTAGTGAGGTCCCAAATTGCAATTGAATTTAGCCCATTATTTAACTttgaagaaggagaagaaaatggTCCAACTCATATTTTTTgggaaaataggaaatatacTTTAGATTGCAATTGGTATAAGGATAAAGTACCACAGGCTgtcagataa
- the LOC122572275 gene encoding putative glutathione-specific gamma-glutamylcyclotransferase 2, with protein sequence MEARNNNGNFLWVFGYGSLCWHPGFKYKRSAVGHIRGFNRRFWQGNTTHRGTIEKPGRVATLVEEKEGVVYGRAFQVQDTSAFPYLDNRECILGGYMTTIATFYSREENRSFPVIIYIATNKNKHWLGEAPLQDIAKQISECSGPNGHNVEYLLRLAEFMHRYLPEAQDEHLFTLELLVRSRIKETNMCLDTLMGKRDFNIDLEDVEIDAKDEDSDLVTNNAINNLRKNSFQLTLHVPDKTLRCLKM encoded by the exons ATGGAAGCTAGGAACAACAATGGGAATTTTCTGTGGGTGTTCGGATACGGATCTTTGTGCTGGCATCCAGgttttaaatacaaaagaagCGCTGTGGGGCACATAAGGGGGTTCAATAGAAGATTTTGGCAAGGGAATACGACTCACCGTGGTACAATAGAGAAG CCTGGACGAGTAGCGACGCTGGTCGAGGAAAAAGAg GGCGTTGTTTACGGCCGGGCTTTCCAAGTCCAAGACACCTCGGCATTTCCTTACTTGGATAATCGCGAGTGTATTTTGGGAGGTTATATGACGACGATTGCCACGTTTTATAGTCGTGAAGAAAACAGGAGCTTTCCAGTCATTATTTACATCGCCACTAACAAGAATAAACATTGGCTCGGTGAGGCGCCGCTTCAGGATATCGCTAAGCAAATTTCTGAATGTTCCGGCCCGAATGGACATAACGTCGAGTATCTTTTACG ATTAGCAGAGTTTATGCATCGTTATCTACCAGAAGCCCAAGACGAGCATTTGTTTACATTGGAATTATTAGTACGTTCGAGGATAAAGGAAACGAATATGTGTCTGGATACGTTAATGGGCAAGCGAGACTTTAATATCGACCTGGAGGACGTCGAGATCGATGCCAAGGATGAGGACAGTGACTTAGTCACCAATAACGCAATCAATAATCTCAGGAAAAATTCCTTCCAATTGACTCTTCATGTACCTGATAAGACTTTGCGTTGTCTCAAAATGTAG